In one window of Pagrus major chromosome 12, Pma_NU_1.0 DNA:
- the slc31a2 gene encoding protein SLC31A2: MMSMTFGVSSSVTLLFDFWDVHGPAGMVLSVFVVLLLTVFYEVLKVWRVWLGSKSKLAQPKSPYAVPPPLRTDSSSVLESSPSESSLTPIEPQPPAPNTTNRYLLHGIQTLLHMLQVSLGYMIMLCVMSYNTWIFLGVVVGSVLGYFISFPLLGHA; encoded by the exons ATGATGTCC atGACTTTTGGAGTGTCGAGCAGCGTGACGCTGCTGTTTGACTTCTGGGATGTGCACGGGCCTGCAG gGATGGTGCTGTCGGTGTTTGTGGTCCTGCTGCTGACGGTCTTCTACGAGGTTCTCAAAGTGTGGAGGGTGTGGCTGGGGAGTAAGTCTAAGCTGGCCCAGCCTAAGTCTCCGTACGCCGTCCCTCCGCCCCTCCgcactgacagcagctctgtACTGGAAAGCAGTCCCTCTGAATCCTCGCTGACCCCCATCGAGCCGCAGCCTCCTGCTCCAAACACCACAAACAG atATTTGCTGCATGGTATCCAGACTCTCCTCCACATGCTGCAGGTGTCTCTGGGCTACATGATCATGCTTTGCGTCATGTCCTACAACACCTGGATCTTCCTCGGGGTCGTCGTGGGCTCGGTTCTCGGTTATTTcatctcatttcctctcctggGTCACGCCTGA